ctgtagcgtccgaacggtttgctctacgacccccacaagcatcTTTGCACTAGTCTGAAGTTGGTATAGctaatctgccaacttctgtcagtaatgtccgaacagtttgggctacacactaatatgaccccctGTGGAAAAGTGAGAGTCTCACGATCATGTACATGTCGGTGGTcttgctctaggatgcccacagtTGAAATAATGAATGGAAATACAGGTATTtaatggagactgtttagtgacaGCATGAATGACATCAGTGAGTCCTGCCTTGATGACTGTATTAGGTTTACAATTGTCCTATAGATTTTTGTAATCTTAAATTATTACTTGGAATAACAATAGCTAAAGCTCCCTGTCCCAGAATGACATGCTAAAGTGATAAAGTTTTCTGCtcctgctagctagcaacaggtctacttgttgtagctagctagttgcaTTGCTAAGGTTGCTGTGTTGTAAGTAAAGTTGGGTATCAACTCTATAACTAAATAGATTACAAATATAAACATTCTTTACCTGATAGCAGTGCGTCAGACGGAAATTAGGTGTTTTTGATGTAACAGGAACGTTATAGGCCTACTATGAGTTGGTATTATATTCGGTTCTGTTATGTAAAATGCTAATTAATCGGTATGTGATCTTGTGAGACATTGTGAGTAGATGCCCTTATTTTGAGATCAAAGCTAGAACTGCATGTAGCCacctgtgcacatttgttcatattctttgctagttagtgagttattagcccagttgtAGCTAATTTCTATTCAACAATGGGGGAGTGGttacttcctacaagagcacaaaatgtgtgcatttctagccatctttgaaaaacAAATGTCTTAAAGGggtagtgttgtattttgagactgtcttgaataagctaagtagccaataggcagaaggTAGCATAATTTGTATGAGTTTCTGTAATAATGGGATGGGAATAATaattcattttattttgtaaagtggtttcttgcatcaaacaacacagcattttcagtcacctccttgtctgaaggacaaatagataaacaggttaatgtcaagccctgcatgtttttttcaagtCTCCTGGAATGTAGGCCCACAATgaaccacacattggctgctaatgtaagctgaatgatagaacagctatttccatgttaacatGTTAGGGGATGCATTTTCTTCATTGTTATTTATGGTAGGACaatctggtaggcctacattatgatccaATGGCAACAGTAGGCTACTTtgccactgttaaaactaacttaaagtgggtacagcctcagagTTCACAGTAAACACGCACCAAAAGTAGCACCGAATTtgcacaatgttcaagtttgcgctcagagACCTGAAATTTGCTGTGCTGAAATTTTTTGAAGGAACATTTCCTATGACTATGTGGTATAGCTATTTGTAGGCTATGgcccaggggtattcaactcttaccctacaaggtccggagcctgctcATTTTCTGttctgataatgaattgcacccacctgaTGTTCCCGGTCTAAATCCATCCCTGATTAGACAGGAAGAACGAAAAAAGCACAGTGGAACTGGAACAGCTTAATATCATTGCAATGTTTGCGAGGAGAGCATTATTGCAAGTAGGCATTTGTATGCATTGTATTGTGTAGCTTACACGCTATATCATAAATCAACTTTGATTTGCTTGAACACATGGTTACAATATACCTTATTAAAGAATAAAATGAAACACAGGTGAACTATTCATAGAATTTATTTGCATAGATTAAACATGCTATCATATCAATTGACCAATTAGTGAACATAAATCATTACTacgtagaaatgcaggaaattccTTTTAAAACAGCCATAAAATCAAGCTTTTGGTGTTGTGTATGCATGCATCGCAATAAACTATAATCTAAATGCATTATGACCTCCAACTTGGCCCAATTCACATTTCCAATTTCCTACCCTGACATACCAAGCTAGAATGGGCCCTGTGTCTCAAACAATAGCCCATGTAGGCTAAATATCCCAAGCAGAGATACAGCAACTTCCAGAGAGGATCAGGCTCCTTGAGATTTGTGGTGGCCACTCTGGTTTGGGTGTCCTTGGTCGAACGGTGTCGTTCTGGGTTCCAATGCGCAAGAGGGGTCCGTAGAGTATTATTTTATAAAGGCAAACATATAGTGAATTAGGATTTTTTTTCAACGTTCGAATTGGCCAAAGTGGTCATGCCTCAGACGGTCTTCTGTCGTGCACACACGTAGCCTATAGTTCTTCAACATTCTCACCAGtgccagagagaagacagggaagaaACCACAATTTTATACTTCTAGACTGATATACATGTCTATTTGGTTTGTGATTCTATCGTTTTTCATGGAATTTTTGTGGAAATGAAATATCATTTATTTAGATAACATTTTCCAGAAATAGTTTTACCAGCTCTGTGTATTCTCAAATTGAAAAAAGCACTCCAGCAGCACCACACCCCTGCTGGATAGTTCACCATTTTTTATTGGTTTACTGTTTAGTATTTGGCAGCGTTCGCCTGTccagaaaacaaaaataaaagtatgtTGAAAAAATGAAGAATTGACATTGGTAACAAATGGAAATTTGTTCACAAGAAATAAACATACACAATATTTAAAAACCAGCTCCTCCCTCGCCACAGACCGATAATTAGTTTTCTTCTGTTGTTTAATTTAGTTATGACATCCACCGCTCCCAGCTGTATAGCAATCAATTACTTCGGCGTCTCCCTGCTTTGCAAAACGTGCACACCCAAAGATTTTGGTATCGGCACAGACATTGCTGActcatgccagatcttacaacgcctggataaGTATTTTACGCATCAGCTAAACACATAATATGCTCCAGTAATCTGTTGCCAgacagtcgatgacgtggcatgcaaacattggttgatgcatgcaacgtctgatCAGGGAACACAACTTTTACCTCTCCATTCTCTGGAGGTGCATCATGGGTAAACAAATACCAACTACGatacaccgcctggtacagagttTGAGACAGCGTTATCATCAGCTGGGATGACCTCAAGGACCTTTTGTATAGTTCACATAGTCCTGTGGGTAGGATTGATATTGCAGCCAGGCCTAAGCCTAGTGTAAATTCACTGGTGTATGGCTGCCTGACCCAAAGTGAACTCTACAAGCCGCACCTTTTGAATTGTCCTCAATGTAGCACCTTGTCAGAACAGTAAAAACCACAACCCGACATGTCACAACTCAAACTAACCTTTTGGCTGTATTTTGGAAATTAGTTAGTGACATTTGAATGCGAAAAATCATAGATGAACCTTTCTGCGAGGTGGTTATAAACATTTAACGCTGATCCTGTGCATCAACTTGTCTGTCTCTTGCCAGCTGCCTTTCTTTTCACACCTTGATGCTTTCTGAACTGAGTAGATTTACATATAATTAAAGCAGAATCTTCATTGCATGTGTGTTCAGACGTTAAAGATTTCCAGATCACGTTGGGAGCGTTATTTACAGTACTTTACTATGATCTGATTATGCCAGTAGAACAATTAATTGGTAAACACACTGTAACTAACATGCACAGAAAAGGCAAACTCATCTCGGTTGTGAAATCCATCACCTGACTTGACTACATTCTTTATAAAGTCGAACATGATGGGTGAATCTAAAAGCATGCAGATGCTGCTAACTGTAACACTATTTCATAGCCAGGTTTTGTTCCCTGCTCACAGGGTAATGTTTATGTGCTGCAGGTAACACTACCTGGCCGCTAGACCAGCCCCATGCTAGACCAGCTCCATGCAGGCACAACTCCTCTTAAAGGTAATCTTATGACAGGGACAAAAAAGGATCAATAAGAGATTACGGTTGTTGTACATCATTGTCACCAATACAGATTTGGTGTAGTGCCACCAAAGGAGAAAAAGTATCACGAGTAGCATTCTTGCTGTAAACAACACACCCATTGACACTCAATGatcttgcagttagccactgttcATCCATGTAGTGGGTCCTACAGTTGTTAGTGTCTTTTGGCACccacaaaaaaagaaagaaaggaacTGACCTCAACTCACCAATAGGTCCTGACGCACCACTTGGGAAAAACTGGTGTAGAGATAGGGTGGCATCCACCGAGCCACCAGCGGCCTTTATCGTCAGTCACTTTTCATATCTTCACTTAGAAGTAATCTCAAACTGGTCTGATAACATTTCCCCACAGAATAAACAAGTCATTAATCTTGCTGTGGCAATGTAAATTAATCTCATTATGGAAGAAAAGCTGAAAGTGATCTTTTGAACTTCATAAAATTCCAAGACTATATGCCCTCGATAGCTAGAATTTAGCTTGAACAGTTTTTGTCAGACATAACATGTAAAAGGTACCTGTCATTTTGGGTGGAAATGATTACCGttcaacaacaaattagaattaAGCAACGTGTCCAAATTTTGGAACAGAATATTCTTCTGGTGACTTTAGGAGTGTCCTAATTAAGCAAAAAGGCCCGAGAAGGTGTGGTAtatttggccatataccacaaacccccgaggggccttattgctattaaaaaCTGGTTACTAACGTtgttagagcagtaaaaaaaaatgccatacccatggtatacagtccgctataccacagctgtcagccaatcagcattcagggctcaaaccacccagtttataataaagaGCATAATGTTTTATTCAATTTACCACTTAAAATGTGACTTTTGATGTTGCGTTATGTATTTCACTTAACCAGTTCATGTATTTTTCACTGTAGGCaacttaaaaatatatttattggtCCACTTccctcatttttattttttttacacggTATTTCGTCTCTATATAGACCTTTTTTGACTGTGATCCTGCCTCCAGAACCATCCAATTTACATTtgaaagacagaagaaaacataATTCCATCCTAGACATGCCcacaatagttttttttttgtagATCTGTGTAGTGGGCAGGGTTTCTTCACACCTACCCTTGCTTTCAAAAGACAAAAACATGTAACATTTTTGCACAGTTCAAAAAAAGCCCTTTATAGCATCACATCAGACCCCAGGTTCGAGGGATGTTGACAGCAGTCGTGACAGCATCAACGCAGTTGTTCCGTGCCAGTGGCGCTAAGCAGCTCTCCCACGACCGCAGAGGGGAACACTGGAACAGTGTTTGCGGTGGTGCGGGAGGGTATTGGACCCACATCTCAATGGGGTATGCATCAAGTGTCCCGGGGACCATGACAAAATTCTCAGGCTCCCTGTGCATCAGCAAGAGGGAGAACATGGAAGATCTTAATGGTCGCTTTGCGTCCTACATGGAGAATCTAAATGAGATAACCTTACATTTGTGATGTGAAAAGGTTCCTTTTTTCACTGTTAGCCTAAAGAACTACCATTCACTTTCTCCTATCATTAGGTGTAAAAATCGAATGATATTCTGGTCAGATGCGATAGAACGGCAACCCGCTGCTTTCAAGTACAATCAGTTGCTCTGGTGTGATTCCTCTCTTAGTGGATAAAACAGTGAGAAGCCTACCTAGGATGTGTGTTGTATGAATGTGTGAGGCGCCATGTTGATGTCTGTGTGGCTCAGGTACACCAACTGAAGCTACAGATCCAGGAACATCTGGAGAGAAGCTCCCTTGGTGACTGTAAAGACATGGATGGACACTTGGGGATGATCGATAACCTTCAGAACCAGGTAGGCCTACATGGGGACTTATCATTGAACAccttccacagttgacagtctcATTTTAAGTATCATCTTATGCCCAGACGGCTCACTCTCTCGTTCCTTTGTGACCGGTCACCAAGTAGAATTCTATCCCATCCTTTTAGCAAACAGTAGTGGGAAGGAGGGAAAGTAGATAAGCGAAGGAAGGAAgccacagacatcaattcaatacAAACAAAATCTAATGGGAAAAACATTTAAACAGAGATATTGGCACAgcactgaacaaaaatttaaATGCAACATTTAAAATGTGGAACCAACATTTTACAAGCTGAAATAGAAGATCACAGACATTTGCCATAAGCACAAAAAACTTTTCTCAAGTtgtgtgaacaaatttgtttacaccccTGTAAATGAACGGTTACTGAGAAGGttgtctgtaatgaagcccttttgtcaagaaaaactcattctgattgattGGGCTTGGCTGCCAAGATGGTAGGCCTACGCCCTCGCAGACCCACCCATTGCTGTAGCCCTGCCCACTCATATGGAATCAATAGATTAAggtctaatgaatgtatttaaatggTCAGATttcttttatgaactgtaacacagtaaaaatcattgaaattgctgcagttatatttttgttcagtgtacatgaccaaaagtatgtggacacctgcttgtcaatctcatgggcattaatatggagttggtcccccctttgctgctataacagcctccactcttctgggaaggctttccactaaatgttggaacattgctgcagggacttgcttccattcagccacaagagcattagtgaggtcgggcactgatgttggtcgattaggcctggctcgcagttggcgttccaattcatcccaaaggtgttcgatggggttgaggtcagggctctgtgcaggccagtcaagttcttctacaccgagcTCAACAAACCAGTCCTGtacggacctcactttgtgcatgggggcattgtcatgctgaaacaggaaagggccttccccaaactgttgccacaaagttggaagcacagaatcatctagaatgccattgtatgctgcagcattaagatttccctttactggaactaaggggcctagcccgaaccatgaaaaacagccccagaccattattccttccccaccaaactttacagttggcactatgcattcgggcaggtagcgttcccctggcatccgccaaacccagattcgcccattagactgccagatggtgaagcgtgattcatcactccagagaatgcgtttccactgctccagtgtccaatggcggtgagctttacaccactccagccgacgcttcgcattgcgcatggtgatctgaggcgtgtgtgcagctgctcggccatggaaacccatttcatgaagctcccgacgaacagttattgtgctgacgttgcttccagaggcagtttggaactcagttgtgagtgttgcaaccgaggacagacgatctTTACACGCTActtgcttcagcacttggcgatccccttctgtgagcttgtgcggcctaccacttctcggctgagccgttgttgctcctagacgtttccacttcacaataacagcacttacagttgaccggggtagctctagcaaggcagaaatttgacgaactgacttgttggaaaggtggcatcctatgacggtgccacgttgaaagtcactgagctcttcagtacggaccattctactgccaatgtttgtctatggagattggatGGCGTGTACTCTattttatacaccggtcagcaatgggtgtggtcaaaatagcccaatccactaatttgaaggggtctccacatacttttggccatgtagtgtatcagGACCAGGGGAGATGAGGTTGCTGAGAGCTTCTAGAATCCGTGGACCTTGAGCTGCTCCTCTTTCGCCAGGCCAATCTGGAAGTGGGATGAGGGAGACATCACACAAAGGAACTTTGAACTCCTGTCACAGAACATTTACAAACAGGGGCTTTTCTATGAGAGCCATCTGTAGGGGCCATGACAGATGGCCACTTATATACTCCGCACTTGTGTGTACTATATACGCTGGGTACAATGTGCTATAGCAGGGACAAGAGTGAAACCTACCTCAATCAGAAACGTGCAGATATTCTTGCGCTGGTCACCTTGCAGCTGAATCACTTCCCCATACTCTGGGTGCTCAATCACTGTCCCATTGCAGGCAAATTTCTGTTGACAAAGCAGAACTAGTCAAACGGCCATTAGAACAAAACATGGATCTTTCTTAGTATACCAGCTAGTGTAAACTCCCTGCCATAACATACCTTCTTAAAGGCCTTGACTAGCTTCTTCTTATCATAGTCGATGGCTATGCCCTGGACCGTGGTCAGAGTCTTCCTGCCGTTACGCTGCTGGATTCTTATGTGGATGTAGTCGTCAGTCCCAGATGGGAGCCTGTCATTACCCTTAGTTGCATCAGCAAATGGGTCTGTGGGGAGAACACCATTTAAAAACAAATCACTTTACTCAAGACAAAAATAGAGTTCAAAACAAACGTGTCATTTCTAAAATCACAAGGAAGCAACCTAAAGTGATAACTAGGATGTCACTGTTTTGTTTGACCTAGATAACAAAAATTGCAGGCCGATAAATTGGTGACGTAACGTCCTATCCACGAGTCTCAGGCCCAAGTAAAACGCTGCTCAAATGCTGGCCAGCAGATTACTACATGGAAATTGGGATTTTTTacaaatcccccccccaaaaaaacgggTGACTAATCTACGCAGACCTTAGTTTATCTGGAATACTGGGGCTCGTGACACACGGTGGGAGAAAGCAAAATGTCATAATCCAGATAGCCAATCATTCCGACAGAACACAACAGGCAGAACTGGCTGAAATGTCGAAATGAAAGCATGAATGCAACTAAATCAGTAGGGGAATATCATTAGATCTAGTTATTTGGCTGAACTATTTATAGTTTCACCCTGAAGGGCttcctgaagaaaaaaaaaatgtatcagacAGATTGGGCAAAAAGTTACATTTATACTCGGTCCATTGTTGACACTGTGCCAGAAAGACAACCGGTAGTAACAATTTGCTAACCGTTGGTTACACACTAATTTGCTATATCGGCTACAAATCCGTGTTGGTACCAAAACGTCATCGCCTGATGATTTTCATAGGTGTTGGTCAAcgttgaatttaaaaaaaatgttttattaacacCTGGCATGCTATTAATAACTTTTGCAATCTGAAAGGAATGTTCTCGATATAACTAACCAGATGTTTTATATAGACATATTTAACAATTTATTATTAAAATCAAAACGTTATATTTAGTTGTAACGTCGTCAACATGTTTGCAAATGCTAGCTAACATTTCCAGCTGCCATTCCCCCTACTAATCACGTTAGCTGAGATGGTTGAAATGTCTTACCGAAAGTTTGGAGGTTCTGGATAGCGGACATACGATAAGATTGACTTGTCTTTCGGATAGTAACTGGCTAGCGATCGACGGGTCTGCCCAATTTATGTTTTTCTTTGAATCTTCCTTTACACGGGGACACGGGTGACCGGCTTTCACAAAATGGACATCGTTCAGATTGCAAAGTGGTACACAACCTTTTACAGCGCCTCCCCGAAACCACCGTCACCGACGTTTTTGACGTACGTTTGGACGTGTGCTACGCCACCCTATTTTACTGGAAGGACGACATAATTATTTTGGTATTTCTGAGGGGAAAATATCCACTAGGCTGCTTAAAAAAATATAGCACAAATATCTAAATTAAATGTGAAGACCTTAGCTAACTACAAGGTAGAGTTCTATGAATAGGGGAACTTTCCTGGAGCCATTGGCTGTATAGATGGATGTCATATTcccattaatcaatcaatcaatcaatcaatcaatcaatcaatcaaatgtatttataaagcccttcttacatcagttgatgtcacaaagtgctgtacagaaacccagcctaaaactccaaacagcaagcaatgcaggtgtagatttacggtggctaggaaaaactccctagaaaggccagaacataggaagaaacctagagaggaaccaggctatgaggggtggccagtcctcttctggctgtgccgggtggagattataacagaacatggccaagatgttcaaatgttcatagaccAGCAAAGTCaagtaataataatcacagtggttgtagagggtgcaacaggtcagcacctcaggagtaaatgtcagttggcttttcatagccgatcattcagagtatctctaccgctcctgctgtctctagagagttgaaaacagcaggtctgggacaaggtagcacgtccggtgaacaggtcagggttccatagccgcaggcagaatagTTGAAATTGGAGCAGCAACACGACCAGcaggactggggacagcaaggagtcattaggccaggtagtcctgaggcatggtcctagggctcaggtcctcagagagagagagagagggagggagagagaaagggagagagagaattagatagagcatacttaaattcacacaggacactggataagacaggagaaatactccagatataacagactgaccctagccccccgacacataaactattgcagcataaatactggaggctgaaacaggaggggtcgggagacactgtgtcTCCGTCCGAAAATACCCCCATTAagtgtccctctgcagcagatgcTGAGGAGTACAGGAATCTTTTTAAAAAATGGTTCTCAATAAATGTACAAAGTGTGTGCAACGATTTTCCAAAACTCCTCTTTGTGTGCTCAACTTGAAGGTGGACAACAGTAGTGTAATTATACTTGGTGACAGTAGGTATGCACAGAACAACTTTTTGTTCACCCACTATCTTCATACAAGCTCATATCTGCACCAGAGGTGTAGTGGAGCGCATGTTTGGTGTATGGAATAGTCATTTCCAGTGTCTCAGAAACGCTTTGCGCTTTCAACCAAGAAGATGCTGCATTGTCAGAATTTCAACAGCAGAGCTTCACAATTACCTCAAACAGCATGGTTGCCCAGATCCTCGCATTGAAGATGAGGATGATCCAGATAGCTGTTCCCATGGTTGAGGCAGACAACAACACAAATGGACTAGCCTGCAGAGATGCTTTTGCAATGCAGCACTTCTCACAACAAAGATAGCTCAAGTGATTGAAGCAAACAATAGCCATGGATTCACAAATGGAAACATCGGGACCTCAAACTGGTGCTGGTTTGAGAGGAACATTGGTATCGCTGCTGCTTaatttctctctcctccgtcATAGACAACTCAACATGAAGGATGTGCATCTTCATATCATGCTCTTCTTTTAAATACATTAGTTTGCGCTCATAAAACTAATGTATTTAGCACCAGTTTCTCATGCATGCTCAGCCTCTTTGTCTTTCTCCTGCTGCCCATGTTAGTGACAAAATTGCATATTCCAAGTCCAATGATGGCATTTGTTGAATGAATGTCCTACCAAATCAGGATTGGAACGGTCCCCCATCTGAACTGTCAACGGCTGAGTTTAGACAAGCAGttatgatattttttccactaattggtcttttgaccaatctgTCTCTGGTCTTTCCAGCCTTGAAAACCCTCCATACAATCAACAGCTTTTGTCTTCTAGATTTTTTAATGTTTTTCCACAGGACCTTAGAAAGACAAAACAatatatacttaacaaaaatataaatgcaacatgtaataATTTCAATGATTTCACTGAGTGACAGTTCATATCAGCGAATTAGAATTTGTTTTTcaccacaaaatggctttattactgacagaaatactccttagtttcatcaactgtccgggtggctggtctcagacgattccgCATGTGAAGAAGCccaatgtggaggtcctggggtggcgtggttacatgtggtctgtggctgttaggccggttggacttactgtcaaattctctaaaacgacgttggaggtggcttatggtagagaaatgaacattaaattctctggcaacagctctggtgaacattcatgcagtcagcagGCCAATTTGCGAGTTCCTTTAAAACTTGAGGCA
This genomic stretch from Salmo trutta chromosome 32, fSalTru1.1, whole genome shotgun sequence harbors:
- the LOC115171031 gene encoding eukaryotic translation initiation factor 1, with product MSAIQNLQTFDPFADATKGNDRLPSGTDDYIHIRIQQRNGRKTLTTVQGIAIDYDKKKLVKAFKKKFACNGTVIEHPEYGEVIQLQGDQRKNICTFLIEIGLAKEEQLKVHGF